A portion of the Actomonas aquatica genome contains these proteins:
- a CDS encoding DUF4175 domain-containing protein, whose amino-acid sequence MSPFVFWPLAITAGLFFGWFLVFLGDRRRGNDETRWLGTILVGIGAILASLIAWCTSGFIWWLGGVA is encoded by the coding sequence ATGAGTCCCTTCGTCTTCTGGCCTCTCGCCATCACGGCGGGCCTGTTCTTCGGCTGGTTCCTGGTCTTTCTGGGCGACCGCCGCCGCGGCAACGACGAGACTCGCTGGCTGGGCACCATCTTGGTCGGCATCGGTGCGATCCTCGCCAGCCTGATCGCCTGGTGCACCTCGGGCTTCATTTGGTGGCTGGGAGGTGTCGCTTGA
- a CDS encoding terminase large subunit domain-containing protein, with the protein MTNVLPSKIDSEQEASRYFLPYQLDHIGHEERLSVWEKSFRIGATWADAFRNVRKRLRFKKRDYLFATRDYPSAIEYMEQARQFCEIYNHTKSIVNHGEEEWKVPVRKSDGTPAGFTETIKVSFIKFDNGSRIIAFSSNPNAMLVYGGDVGLDEFPRHQRAEELYQVAQARVTWGYDLDMWGSHFGNDTLFYQIAQDGRAGRGGWRHRMVTIVDAVNQGLVEKINATRGTNFTREGFIADCRKRARDEATYEEAYMCNPRGGTAVIVPWSQIELCMGAYEAERLHLEATQISEMFGDYSTATEQDRARQIRSFLDATFPELFTRDAHHHLGYDVAASGRGDLAAIYVDEKAGDTQTLRGLMTWRTDDWNFHDVVTHHFMKRVCAVRGAGDETGLGRKICWELAKKFPGRFQQVNFASSKHDMGFSLMNQLSTAQKRFPREWQDVALDFFALRKTHNGKKWLFSEGTNNMLSYSHCDIAWGGGLSTEASKSTGYQGKTEDFQAWGKPRGAGRDRSNFSMEG; encoded by the coding sequence ATGACCAACGTTCTCCCCAGTAAGATCGACTCGGAGCAAGAAGCCTCGCGCTATTTCCTGCCGTATCAGCTCGATCACATCGGGCACGAGGAACGGCTTTCGGTTTGGGAAAAGTCCTTCCGCATCGGTGCGACTTGGGCGGACGCGTTTCGCAATGTGCGCAAGCGCCTGCGCTTCAAGAAACGCGACTACCTCTTCGCCACGCGGGACTACCCGTCGGCCATCGAATACATGGAGCAGGCGCGCCAGTTCTGCGAGATCTACAACCACACCAAGAGCATCGTGAATCACGGTGAGGAGGAGTGGAAAGTGCCGGTGCGTAAGAGCGATGGCACTCCGGCCGGCTTCACCGAGACCATCAAGGTGTCGTTCATAAAATTCGACAACGGGAGCCGCATCATCGCGTTTTCCTCCAACCCCAACGCGATGCTGGTCTACGGCGGCGACGTGGGGCTCGATGAGTTCCCGCGCCATCAGCGTGCGGAGGAACTCTACCAGGTCGCTCAGGCCCGCGTGACGTGGGGCTACGATCTCGACATGTGGGGCAGCCACTTCGGCAACGATACGCTGTTCTATCAGATTGCCCAGGACGGCCGCGCCGGTCGCGGCGGGTGGCGTCACCGGATGGTGACGATCGTCGACGCGGTAAACCAAGGCCTGGTCGAGAAGATCAACGCCACCCGCGGCACCAACTTCACCCGAGAGGGCTTCATCGCGGATTGCCGTAAGCGGGCCCGTGACGAGGCAACCTACGAGGAAGCCTACATGTGCAACCCGCGTGGGGGCACCGCGGTCATCGTGCCCTGGTCGCAGATCGAGTTGTGTATGGGTGCCTACGAGGCCGAGCGTCTTCATCTCGAGGCGACGCAGATCTCCGAGATGTTCGGCGACTATTCCACCGCTACGGAGCAGGATCGAGCACGACAAATCCGGAGCTTTCTGGACGCGACTTTCCCAGAGTTGTTCACCCGCGATGCGCATCACCACCTTGGATACGATGTCGCAGCGAGCGGACGCGGTGACCTCGCAGCCATTTACGTCGATGAGAAGGCTGGCGACACGCAAACGCTGCGTGGCCTCATGACCTGGCGCACCGACGACTGGAACTTCCACGACGTTGTGACGCATCACTTCATGAAGCGGGTCTGTGCCGTGCGGGGTGCCGGTGACGAAACCGGCCTTGGTCGGAAAATCTGTTGGGAGCTCGCGAAGAAATTCCCCGGCCGCTTCCAGCAGGTAAACTTCGCCAGCAGCAAACACGACATGGGCTTCTCGCTCATGAACCAATTGTCCACCGCGCAGAAACGGTTCCCGCGCGAGTGGCAAGACGTGGCGCTCGATTTCTTCGCGCTGCGCAAGACGCACAATGGCAAGAAGTGGCTCTTCAGCGAAGGAACCAATAACATGCTCTCTTACTCCCACTGCGACATTGCGTGGGGCGGTGGCCTGAGCACCGAGGCCAGCAAGTCGACCGGCTACCAGGGCAAGACCGAGGACTTCCAGGCATGGGGTAAACCACGCGGCGCTGGGCGCGACCGTAGCAACTTTTCGATGGAGGGCTGA